One stretch of Pseudomonas fragi DNA includes these proteins:
- the parC gene encoding DNA topoisomerase IV subunit A: MSDSLDLSLDGVERRSLADFTEQAYLNYSMYVIMDRALPHIGDGLKPVQRRIVYAMSELGLDADSKHKKSARTVGDVLGKFHPHGDSACYEAMVLMAQPFSYRYTLVDGQGNWGAPDDPKSFAAMRYTEARLSRYSEVLLSELGQGTADWVPNFDGTLDEPAVLPARLPNILLNGTTGIAVGMATDVPPHNLREVAAACVRLLDEPKATVEQLCEHIQGPDYPTEAEIITPRADLLKIYQTGRGSVRMRAVYHVEDGDIVVTALPHQVSGAKVLEQIAALMQAKPTKLAMVTDLRDESDHENPCRIVIIPRNNKVDLDELMQHLFAVTELESTFRVNINIIGLDGKPQLKNLRALLVEWLEFRVNTVRRRLQFRLDKVERRLHLLDGLLTAYLNLDEVIHIIRTEEHPKAELIARFALSETQADYILDTRLRQLARLEEMKLRDEQDALRKEQAKLQTLLGSEAKLKKLVRTELLEDAKTYGDDRRSPIVARAEAKALSENELVPTEAVTVVLSEKGWVRCGKGHDLDATGLSYKAGDGYKTAAAGRSNQFAVFIDSTGRSYSVAAHTLPSARGQGEPLTGRLTPPPGATFECVLLPEDDALYVIASDAGYGFVVKGEDLQAKNKAGKALLSLPKGAQVMQPRPVADREHNWLAAVTTEGRLLIFKVSDLPQLGKGKGNKIIGIPGDRVASREEYVTDIAVLPDNAALVLQAGKRTLTLKADDLEHYKGERGRRGNKLPRGFQRVDALLVETLN; this comes from the coding sequence ATGAGCGACTCCCTTGATCTCAGCCTGGACGGCGTAGAACGCCGGTCACTGGCCGACTTCACCGAACAGGCCTACCTCAACTACTCCATGTACGTCATCATGGACCGGGCCTTGCCGCATATCGGCGACGGCCTCAAGCCGGTACAGCGGCGTATTGTCTACGCCATGAGCGAGTTGGGCCTGGACGCAGACTCCAAGCACAAGAAGTCGGCGCGTACCGTCGGTGACGTACTCGGCAAGTTCCACCCCCACGGCGACTCGGCGTGCTATGAGGCAATGGTGCTGATGGCGCAGCCGTTCAGCTACCGCTACACCCTGGTCGACGGCCAGGGCAACTGGGGTGCGCCGGACGATCCCAAGTCGTTCGCGGCCATGCGTTACACCGAGGCGCGTTTGTCGCGTTACTCCGAAGTGCTGCTCAGCGAACTGGGCCAGGGCACGGCGGACTGGGTGCCAAACTTCGACGGCACCCTCGACGAACCGGCGGTGTTGCCGGCACGTTTGCCCAATATCCTGCTCAATGGCACCACCGGTATCGCCGTGGGCATGGCCACCGACGTGCCGCCGCACAACCTGCGTGAAGTGGCGGCGGCCTGCGTGCGTTTGCTCGACGAGCCCAAGGCCACGGTCGAGCAACTGTGTGAGCATATTCAAGGCCCGGACTACCCGACCGAAGCCGAGATCATCACCCCGCGCGCCGACCTGCTGAAGATCTACCAGACCGGCCGTGGTTCGGTGCGCATGCGCGCCGTGTACCACGTCGAAGACGGTGACATCGTGGTTACCGCGCTGCCGCATCAGGTTTCCGGTGCCAAGGTACTGGAGCAGATTGCCGCGCTGATGCAGGCCAAGCCGACCAAGTTGGCGATGGTCACCGACCTGCGCGATGAGTCCGACCACGAAAACCCGTGCCGTATCGTGATCATTCCGCGCAACAATAAAGTCGATCTCGACGAACTGATGCAGCACTTGTTCGCCGTCACCGAGCTTGAGTCCACGTTCCGGGTCAACATCAATATCATCGGCCTGGACGGCAAGCCGCAGCTGAAAAACCTGCGTGCGCTGCTGGTGGAATGGCTGGAGTTCCGCGTCAACACCGTGCGCCGCCGCCTGCAGTTCCGCCTCGATAAAGTCGAGCGGCGCCTGCACCTGTTGGACGGTTTGCTCACCGCCTACCTGAACCTCGATGAAGTTATCCACATCATCCGCACCGAGGAACACCCCAAGGCCGAGCTGATTGCGCGTTTTGCCCTGAGTGAAACCCAGGCCGACTACATCCTTGATACGCGCCTGCGCCAATTGGCCCGTCTGGAAGAGATGAAGCTGCGCGACGAGCAGGATGCGTTGCGTAAAGAGCAAGCCAAGCTGCAAACCTTGCTGGGCAGCGAAGCCAAGCTGAAAAAGCTGGTGCGTACTGAACTGCTGGAAGACGCCAAGACTTACGGCGATGACCGTCGTTCGCCAATCGTGGCCCGCGCAGAAGCCAAGGCCCTGTCGGAAAACGAGCTGGTGCCGACTGAAGCGGTTACGGTTGTTCTGTCTGAAAAAGGCTGGGTGCGTTGCGGTAAAGGTCATGACCTTGACGCGACCGGTCTGTCCTATAAAGCGGGGGACGGGTACAAGACCGCTGCGGCGGGGCGTTCCAATCAGTTTGCGGTGTTTATCGACTCCACGGGGCGCAGCTATTCGGTGGCCGCGCATACCTTGCCGTCGGCCCGTGGCCAGGGCGAACCGCTGACCGGTCGTCTGACACCGCCGCCGGGCGCGACGTTCGAGTGCGTGCTGTTGCCGGAAGACGACGCGTTGTATGTGATCGCCTCCGATGCCGGTTATGGTTTTGTGGTCAAGGGTGAAGACCTGCAGGCCAAGAACAAGGCGGGTAAAGCGTTGCTCAGCCTGCCTAAAGGTGCGCAGGTGATGCAGCCACGGCCGGTGGCCGATCGCGAGCACAACTGGCTGGCAGCGGTGACGACCGAAGGCCGCCTGCTGATTTTCAAGGTCAGCGACTTGCCGCAGCTGGGCAAGGGCAAGGGCAACAAGATCATCGGCATTCCCGGCGATCGGGTGGCCAGTCGCGAGGAATACGTCACCGATATCGCGGTGCTTCCAGACAATGCCGCATTGGTATTGCAGGCGGGCAAGCGTACCTTGACGCTTAAGGCAGACGACCTGGAGCACTACAAGGGTGAGCGTGGCCGGCGTGGCAACAAACTGCCGCGTGGTTTCCAGCGTGTAGACGCTTTGCTGGTAGAAACGCTCAATTAA
- a CDS encoding TIGR02281 family clan AA aspartic protease — MSQQAPGKGVGRVFMIVAWCAGLYLATQFFGRWEQRQENPNTEVTSQQGEGYIEVKLLGNAQGHFVASGRINNVPVEFLLDTGATDVAVPMDLARQLALPKGVPVTLNTANGRAQGYQTRIDRLQLGAIVLRDVRAVAAPGLEGEQVLLGMSALNKLEFTQRGGTMLLRQTTN, encoded by the coding sequence ATGAGCCAGCAAGCACCGGGTAAAGGCGTGGGGCGGGTCTTCATGATCGTGGCCTGGTGCGCGGGCCTGTACCTGGCCACGCAATTTTTCGGGCGTTGGGAGCAGCGTCAGGAAAACCCCAATACTGAAGTCACCTCGCAGCAAGGCGAGGGTTATATCGAAGTCAAACTGCTCGGCAACGCCCAGGGCCATTTTGTCGCCAGTGGCCGGATCAACAACGTGCCGGTGGAATTTTTACTCGATACCGGTGCCACCGATGTGGCGGTGCCGATGGACCTGGCCAGGCAACTGGCCCTGCCCAAAGGCGTCCCGGTGACGCTGAACACCGCCAACGGCCGCGCCCAGGGTTACCAGACCCGCATCGACCGCCTGCAACTGGGGGCCATTGTATTGCGCGACGTGCGTGCAGTGGCGGCCCCTGGGCTTGAAGGCGAGCAAGTACTGCTGGGCATGAGTGCACTGAACAAACTTGAATTTACCCAGCGCGGCGGCACCATGCTGCTGCGCCAGACAACGAACTGA
- a CDS encoding esterase-like activity of phytase family protein → MRSALLGLLCLGAAPVMADTWPELALQSEHPVEGMRGGNLSGLAVCAGELWAVSDRDDDQIYRLDTREPLWHAEVLPVDVPPAPESGLPWGVRMMGKAISPLRGGELDFEGISCDEAGNRFVVSEAHAAVLQIPQAGAPSWLKIDPALVRQARASGMLLHFNALFEGIAVNPQGNQIWLAAERERRGLLTIRKKQSVWDCENGCVLMSEGGLEQPPAQLKAKAQQKDFADLALFEGKLFTLERMAYRICRRTQDTGAIERCWSFANDALTDARRYNTGYGNSEALSLDAKGAWVGVDNGNHARADGEKRPVVWRFAAPQGGWSAKP, encoded by the coding sequence ATGCGCAGTGCCTTGCTGGGCTTGCTCTGCCTGGGTGCTGCGCCGGTAATGGCCGATACCTGGCCAGAGCTGGCGTTGCAGTCAGAGCATCCGGTTGAAGGCATGCGCGGTGGCAATCTGTCCGGGCTGGCAGTGTGTGCAGGTGAGCTGTGGGCGGTGTCTGATCGCGATGACGATCAGATTTATCGCCTCGATACACGCGAGCCACTGTGGCACGCCGAAGTCTTGCCTGTTGATGTGCCGCCAGCGCCTGAAAGCGGCTTGCCGTGGGGCGTACGCATGATGGGCAAGGCCATCAGCCCGCTGCGTGGCGGCGAGCTGGATTTTGAAGGGATCAGTTGCGATGAGGCGGGCAACCGTTTCGTGGTCAGTGAGGCCCATGCCGCGGTGCTGCAAATCCCCCAGGCGGGCGCGCCTTCATGGCTTAAAATCGACCCGGCGCTGGTGCGTCAGGCCCGTGCCAGCGGCATGTTGCTGCATTTCAATGCGCTGTTCGAGGGTATTGCCGTTAACCCGCAGGGCAATCAGATATGGCTGGCGGCCGAGCGTGAGCGCCGTGGCTTGCTGACTATTCGCAAAAAACAGAGTGTGTGGGACTGCGAAAACGGCTGCGTGCTGATGAGCGAAGGCGGCCTTGAGCAGCCACCGGCGCAACTCAAGGCCAAGGCTCAGCAAAAGGACTTTGCCGACCTGGCGCTGTTCGAGGGCAAGCTGTTTACCCTTGAGCGCATGGCCTATCGCATTTGCCGGCGCACCCAGGACACGGGCGCCATCGAACGTTGCTGGTCATTTGCCAATGACGCCCTGACCGATGCTCGGCGCTACAACACCGGCTACGGCAACAGCGAGGCCCTGAGCCTGGATGCCAAGGGCGCCTGGGTTGGCGTCGACAATGGTAACCATGCCCGCGCCGATGGCGAAAAACGTCCCGTCGTCTGGCGTTTTGCTGCCCCGCAAGGTGGCTGGAGTGCCAAACCATGA